The following proteins are encoded in a genomic region of Amphiura filiformis chromosome 18, Afil_fr2py, whole genome shotgun sequence:
- the LOC140138674 gene encoding E3 ubiquitin-protein ligase TRIM45-like, protein MAEAAVLQKIKKDILPCYICSAELKDPIGLPCLHGFCFECLETWHQDSQDKTQVICPACKKSAPVPKEGIRGFPGHRNLQETMDKKPAEARKETSCQVCGKTAEAHCIDCKKPLCQQCITNHNEFIKDHHIVTIKELQSGQITTEGRVCEVHGEQVRYYCETEDKQVCVDCVSLNTCQTGHKRVTIKEAAKKQADLIDGLMKKCADIMKKFQDAIKNTNVVLGTLNDSKKQTKTEVENCRQQYIDQVNQVFDKVVLNIDKIHEDRVKDIENKKKVLKSEIDKLEEAEKQASDLTASNSDLLITYKYSSVSTKLNEMFLAEPVEANESLGYLAFESLPMAVPPTGYLLQRERWRLIDQFPLSGMKKPSGIALNQDGDIAVTSFEKGVKVFSRDGQVKCSFMDDCTKILSVAVSNDNRYVVDSGANSKGIQFYPSEGNHLSSATVTDTFNRKSCIQSIAIDAKDRIIVGLTNNTISIHYADGSLISKFVTKSTPTCLAATSEGTLVCSFYGKGSLELMDYSGSNVKVVQPPPEVKKWNTFYVCCRQGEIFVVNPAGDPAGIFRYTSKGHYLGCITTEVKNPRGIALSQDGMELFVVERDDCKVNIFHRE, encoded by the exons ATGGCCGAAGCAGCTGTTCTTCAGAAGATCAAGAAGGACATTCTACCCTGCTACATCTGCTCGGCAGAGTTGAAAGATCCAATAGGCCTACCATGCCTGCATGGATTCTGTTTTGAATGTCTGGAGACATGGCATCAAGACAGCCAAGACAAGACTCAAGTGATCTGCCCTGCTTGTAAGAAGTCAGCACCTGTACCTAAAGAAGGAATCAGAGGATTTCCAGGACATCGCAATCTACAAGAAACCATGGACAAGAAG CCTGCAGAAGCTAGGAAAGAAACATCATGTCAAGTCTGTGGAAAGACAGCAGAGGCTCACTGCATAGACTGTAAGAAACCACTTTGTCAACAGTGCATTACCAACCACAATGAGTTTATCAAAGATCACCACATTGTCACCATCAAAGAGCTTCAGTCAGGTCAAATCACCACTGAAGGTAGAGTCTGTGAGGTACATGGTGAGCAGGTAAGGTACTACTGTGAGACGGAAGACAAACAAGTCTGCGTGGACTGTGTCAGTTTGAACACTTGCCAAACTGGACATAAGAGAGTGACCATAAAAGAAGCAGCCAAGAAGCAAGCGGATTTGATCGATGggttgatgaagaagtgtgctgACATCATGAAGAAGTTTCAAGATGCTATCAAGAACACTAATGTAGTATTAGGTACTCTTAATGATTCCAAGAAACAGACAAAAACTGAAGTTGAAAATTGTAGACAACAGTACATAGACCAGGTAAACCAAGTATTCGATAAGGTAGTACTCAACATTGACAAGATACATGAAGATAGGGTTAAGGatatagaaaacaaaaagaaagtacTAAAGTCAGAAATAGATAAATTGGAAGAAGCTGAAAAGCAGGCATCAGATCTCACTGCTTCTAATTCAGACCTCCTGATCACCTACAAGTATTCCTCAGTGTCCACAAAACTGAATGAGATGTTCTTGGCAGAACCAGTAGAAGCAAATGAGTCCCTAGGCTATCTGGCATTTGAGAGTCTTCCCATGGCTGTCCCACCTACTGGGTATTTGTTGCAAAGAGAGAGATGGAGACTCATTGATCAGTTCCCTTTAAGCGGTATGAAGAAACCCTCTGGAATTGCCCTGAATCAAGATGGAGATATTGCTGTTACAAGTTTTGAAAAAGGTGTAAAGGTATTTTCAAGAGATGGCCAAGTCAAATGTTCCTTCATGGATGATTGCACTAAAATATTGAGTGTGGCAGTTTCTAATGACAACAGGTACGTTGTAGATAGTGGAGCAAACTCTAAAGGGATACAGTTCTACCCCAGTGAGGGCAACCATTTATCATCTGCAACTGTCACTGACACATTCAATCGGAAGTCATGTATACAATCAATTGCTATTGATGCCAAAGATCGAATCATAGTAGGGTTAACCAATAACACAATATCTATCCATTATGCGGATGGGTCTCTCATCTCCAAATTTGTAACAAAAAGCACACCAACATGTCTTGCAGCTACATCTGAAGGTACACTAGTTTGTTCTTTCTATGGCAAAGGAAGTCTAGAATTAATGGATTATTCTGGTTCTAATGTCAAGGTTGTACAGCCTCCCCCAGAAGTCAAGAAATGGAACACTTTTTATGTGTGTTGTAGACAAGGGGAGATCTTTGTAGTCAATCCAGCAGGTGACCCAGCAGGTATATTCAGGTATACAAGTAAAGGACATTACCTAGGATGTATTACCACTGAGGTCAAGAATCCTAGAGGAATTGCTTTGTCACAAGATGGCATGGAGTTGTTTGTTGTAGAAAGAGATGATTGCAAAgtcaatatcttccacagagaatGA